Part of the Methylophaga nitratireducenticrescens genome is shown below.
ATGTTGCTGCCAGCCGTCCTCAAGCCGTATCAGCTAATGAACTGTCAGAAGATTTGTTACAGAAAGAACGCGATATCGTGGCAACTCAAGCGCGCGAAAGCGGCAAGCCGGAAGCAATTGTTGAAAAAATGATTGAAGGCCGCATGAGCAAGTTTGTTAACGAAATCAGCCTGCTCGGACAAGCATTTGTTAAAGACCCTGATGTCACTGTTGAAAAACTGGTTAAACAAGCTGGTGCAACGGTTGAAGGTTTTGCCTGTTTTGAAGTCGGTGAAGGTATCGAAAAGAAAGTCGATAACTTTGCAGAAGAAGTTATGGCCCAGGCACGGGGAAACTAAATATGACAGAATCGGGAAGTCAGCCAGTTTATAAGCGCGTCTTACTCAAACTGAGTGGTGAGGCTTTAATGGGGAATGCTGAGTATGGCATTCAACCTGAAGTGATTTCCCGATTTGCCCAAGAAATAACCGAGTTGAATGCCCAAGGGGTTCAGCTCGGTATTGTAATCGGTGGTGGCAATATTTTCCGCGGTGCAGGCTTAGCTGCCAGTGGTATGGATAGAGTTAGCGCCGATCATATGGGTATGTTAGCGACAGTATTAAATGCACTGGCACTGCAGGATGCCCTGGAACGTAATGGAACATTCTGTCGTGTCATGTCTGCCATCCGTATTCATGAAGTTTGCGAAGATTATTTACGTCGTCGTGCTATTCGGCATTTGGAAAAAGGTCGTGTAGTCATTTTTGCTGCCGGCACGGGGAATCCATTTTTTACGACCGATTCAGCGGCCAGTTTACGTGCTGTTGAAATTGGTGCCGAACTGATGCTGAAAGCTACTCAGGTTGATGGCGTCTATGACGCAGACCCGCGTAAAAATCCAGATGCCGTCCGTTATGACACGTTATCGTATGATGAAGTGATCAATAATCGACTCGGTGTAATGGACACTACAGCAGTGGTGATGTGTCAGGAACAGAAAATGCCATTACGGGTATTCGATGTGCATAAATACGGTAATCTGACAGATATTCTTTACGGTAAAAATGTTGGAACATTGGTGAAATAGGACAAATCATGATTAATGATATTCAAAAAGATGCAGCAGACCGGATGCAGAAAAGCGTTGCCGCTCTGAGTACTGCACTGGCGAAAATCCGTGCAGGGCGTGCACATACCAGTTTATTAGATCATGTCTCAGTACCATATTATGGCTCCGACGTTCCCTTAAGTCAGGTAGCCAGTGTCGGCATTGAGGATTCAAGAACGATCACAGTTGCGCCATGGGAAAAAAACATGGTGGCGGTGATTGAAAAAGCGATCATGACATCTGATTTGGGGGTGAACCCAAACAGCGCTGGCATGACCATTCGTATTCCAATCCCACCGTTAACTGAAGAACGTCGTAAGGATTTGGTCAAAGTGGCTAAGTCTGAAGCTGAAAATGCGCGTATTGCGGTACGTAATATTCGACGTGATGCAAACGGCAGCCTGAAAGACTTGTTGAAAGAAAAAGCTATTTCTGAAGATGAGCAACGTGGTGCTGAAGAGGCTATTCAAAAGTTAACCGATAGCACTATCAAACAGATTGATGACGTACTGGCTGAAAAAGAATCCGATTTGATGGCGGTCTAAGCCATTATGGTTTAGCCAAACTGATGACGTCTTCCAATCGCTCCATTCCCAGACACATTGCTATCATTATGGATGGCAATGGACGCTGGGCAAAACAACGGTTTCAACCCAGGTTTATGGGGCACCGTGCCGGAGTCAGAGCGGTAGAAGGCATTGTCAAACACTGTGTAGCAAGTGGAGTGGATGTGCTCAGTCTGTTTGCCTTCAGTAGTGAAAACTGGCGTCGACCCGGCAAAGAAGTCGATTTATTGATGGAATTATTCAGTCATGCATTGGATAACCAGGTTAAACGTCTACATAAAAATAATATCCGTCTCAATATTATTGGCGATTTGAGCCGATTTTCTGATGCATTGCAGCAAAAAATTCGGAATGCTACCGCTCTAACGGCTGAAAATAATGGTTTGATCCTCAACATTGCGGCCAATTATGGTGGACGGTGGGATATTAGCCAATCCGTCCGCAAGATCGCAGTTAAAATTAAATCCGGTGAGTTGCAACCCGAACAGGTTGATGAATGTGTTATTGCCAGTCATCTGGTCACTGCAGATTTACCTGAGCCGGATTTGTTTATTCGTACGGGTGGGGAACAGCGCATCAGTAACTTCCTGATGTGGCAGCTGGCCTATACCGAACTCTATTTTACCGACAAACTGTGGCCTGAGTTTAACGCTCAGGATCTGGATCTTGCGATTGATTCGTTTTCCCGTCGTGAACGACGATTTGGTCGTACTTCTGAACAACTTACCGGGCAATAACATGCTTAAACAGCGTTTATTAACTGCTGCCTTGTTGATCCCCTTAGTGGTGATGGCCATTCTGCTGTTGCCGACTGTCGGAATGATTGGGTTGCTTACTGTGGTTGCGCTGATCGCCATGTGGGAGTGGCTTTCCATGGCGCAAATTCAACCGGTGTCCAAAGTGCTTGCCAGTTTGACGTTCATTGCCACTCTGTTGGCACTACTGGCGATGGCAGGGATAAATTATATGCTGTTAAGTGGTCTGGTCTTTTGGTTGCTGATCAGTTTCATCATTGTGTTATTTGCCCATCAATCTTTACCCAATTATCTCGCTCACATTGTTCATACTAAATTAATAACCTATTTGCTCAGCATGCTGGTGACATTGTTATTTGTTTATAGCGCTGTCTGGCTACATGGTATTGCCGGCAACGGTCCATGGTTGGTTCTATATGTATTAATCAGTGTATGGCTGGCAGACACGGGTGGTTATTTTGCAGGTAAGCGCTGGGGTAAACATGCTCTCGCTAAAGCAATCAGTCCCAATAAGACTGTTGAAGGGCTTATCGGTGGGATGGTTTTAGTCGCGTTGTGGAGTACAGTTGCCTATTTCCTGGGTATTTCTCAGTTTTTATCATTGTTTTTATGGGTGCTTATCAGTGTCTTAACCGGACTGGTTTCGGTTAGCGGTGATTTATTTGAAAGTCTGTTCAAACGCAGCTACCAGATAAAAGATAGTGGAAACTTACTGCCGGGACATGGCGGAATGCTGGATCGAGTGGATAGTCTGCTGGCGGCTGTTCCATTCTTTGCCGCTTTGATATGGCTGACGGGGCAGTTTTGATGCAACACGTTACTATTCTGGGATCAACCGGTTCCATTGGTATCAGTACACTGGATGTTTTGCAGCGTCATCCTGAAAAGTACCGAGTCTTTGCGCTGGCGGCCAATAAATCAGTAGAGGGTTTATTTGAACAGTGCCTGCAATTTCATCCTGCAATGGCGGTGATGTTGTGCCCGCAATCTGCTGAAAAACTAAAAACCAAACTTGACGCAGCTGGTTTAATGATTGAAGTACAAAGCGGCATGCAGGCTCTGGAGAGGATTTCCAGCACTGAACAAACGGATATTGTGGTCGCCGCAATAGTGGGCGCTGCTGGATTACTGCCTACCCTGGCAGCAGCTAAAGCAGGTAAAAGAATCCTGCTGGCAAACAAAGAAGCCTTGGTCATGAGTGGTGCATTACTGATGCGAGAAGTACAGGCAAATAATGCTGTTCTGCTTCCTGTAGATAGCGAGCACAATGCTATATGGCAATGTATGCCGGTGGGTGAAACCCAACAATATCAGTTTGAAAATAAAGGAATTCGCCGCATTATTTTGACGGCTTCAGGTGGTCCATTTCGTGATTGGGATATTGCTGATCTGGAAGCTGTAACACCCGAACAGGCGATAGCGCATCCAAACTGGTCGATGGGACAGAAAATATCTGTGGATTCGGCCACCATGATGAACAAAGGTCTGGAAGTCATCGAAGCGCATTGGTTGTTTGGTATGCCAAGTGACAAGATTGAAGTTGTCCTGCATCGGCAAAGTATTATTCACTCCATGGTAGATTATCTGGACGGGTCAGTATTGGCGCAAATGGGTAATCCCGATATGCGCACACCGATTGCCAATACCCTGGCTTGGCCAGAACGGATTGATTCAGGCGTCGAGCCTTTGGATTTGGTGAAAGCAGGGAGGCTTGATTTTGCTGCTGCGGATTTTGGACGATTCCCCTGTCTGGCGTTGGCCTATCAGGCATTGAATATCGGTGGTACCAGCACTGCCATTCTTAACGCGGCAAATGAAGTGGCGGTAGAAGCTTTCCTTCAAAAGCAAATTAAATTTACTGATATTGCCCGTATCATCGCTAACGTGCTGGAAAGCGTACCAGCTACCCCCGCTGATTCGTTGGAACAGATTTTGTCTGCCGATAAGCTTGCCAGAGAGGCTGCCCAAAAGCAGACTAAGGTTTTATGCAATCATTAATCTTTTTTATTATCGCCCTTAGCTTGCTGGTGGTCATCCATGAATTTGGACATTACTGGGTGGCAAGAAAATGCGGTGTGAAAGTATTGCGTTTTTCAGTCGGCTTTGGACAAAAACTCTGGTCAAAACAACTCAAAAACGGTACTGAATTTGTCATCGCCGCATTACCCTTAGGTGGCTATGTCAAAATGCTGGATGAACGGGAAGCACCAGTAGCAGAAGCAGAACTTGATCAGGCCTTTAATCGCCAACCGTTACGAAATCGCGTTGCAATTGTCTCTGCCGGACCTATCGCAAACCTGTTATTTGCCGTATTTGCCTATTGGGTAATTATGGTTATCGGTGTGCCCGGTTTAAAGCCGATCATTGATGATGTAACAGCTGACTCCCCCGCTGCGATGGCGCAGCTCATGCCTGGTGAAGAAATTATAGCCGTCAATGGCAAAGCAACCCCGACAGTCAACAGCTTGTTTCAGCAATGGTTGAAGTTCGCGCAGTCCGGTGAAACCGTCACCCTGACAACTCGCAGTACTGATATTGAAACCACCAAACAACTAACATTGCCTAAACTTGGGCTGGACGATGCAGGTTCACTGTTTAGTAAGATTGGTATCAAAACCGTACAACCCGATATGCCCCCGATTCTGGGTGAAATTGTCGCTGACAGCCCGGCGGAAAGGGCAGGCTTACAAACGGGCGATGAATTAATTTCAGCTAATGGAAAACAATTATCCAGTTGGCAGGCTTGGGTCGCTTTAATTCAAAGCAGTGCTGATGAAGAGATGAGTATTGAAATTCTTCGTGATGGACAAGTTCAACAGCTCGATATTACACCCGCCGCAGATGAAAACAATGTCGGTCGGATAGGTGCGGCAGTCAACACCGAAGGATATGAAATCCCCGCAGAATTAAGATCAGAATTACGCTATGGTCCATTGGCGGCGATTCCCCAGGCGTTCAGCCAAACCTGGCAGTTCAGTGTCACCACCTTAAGTGGTTTATGGGGCATGCTGGTGGGTACGGTTTCCAGTGACAATCTTGGCGGTCCTATTGCTATTGCCCAGTTTGCCGGGGATTCTGCGCAGCAGGGCTTTATTGCTTTTATCAGTTTTCTGGCAATGATCAGCATCAGTTTAGGGATTCTGAATTTACTTCCAGTCCCGGTACTTGATGGTGGCCATTTGCTGATGTACTTTTTTGAATGGGTTCGTGGCAAGCCTTTGCCAGAATCGGTACAAATCCAGGGACAAAAAATAGGATTATTCCTGATTCTTCTGCTAATGGTATTCGCTTTTACAAATGACATAGCCCGACTCATTGGCTAATCGAAACATTGCAGGTACACTTACGATTTCTTCGGCTGACTGACTGTAAAACAACAATGAAACAAATCATCACAGCATTGACGCTTATCTTGTTATCCTCTGCAGCTTGGGCTGAGGAATTTATTATTAAAGATATTCGAGTGGAGGGATTGCAAAGAATATCGGCAGGCACCGTTTTCAACTATTTACCCGTTAAAGTTGGTGATGAACTGACCGAAAATGATGTAAGAGGCATTATTCGCTCATTGTTTAAGTCAAAATACTTTAATGATGTACAGGTTGAACGCGAAGAAGGCGTGTTAGTCATTACAGTCAGTGAACGTCCTGCAATTTCCAGCATTGAATTTATTGGCAACAAAGATCTGGACAGTGATGAACTGTTGAAATCATTACGTCAGATTGGATTTGCTGAAGGACAGGTATTTGAACAGGCGATGCTTGAACGGGTCGAACTGGAATTACAACGCCAGTATTTCAGTCGTGGTAAATACGGTGTGAATATTACCTCTGAAGTGACTCCATTGTCGCGTAATCGTGTCGCAGTACGCATTAATATGGCCGAAGGTGTGGTCGCGACTATTGGGGAAATCAATATTGTTGGTAATAATTCGTATGATGATGACGAACTGCTCGATGAATTGGAGTCGACGACCGGTGGTTGGTTATCCGCTTTGACCAAAGACAATCAATATTCACGTCAAAAATTATCAGCCGATCTCGAGTCCTTGCGTTCATTCTATCTGGATCGGGGTTATGTGGATTTCACCGTGGAATCAACCCAGGTGACGATTTCGGATGATAAAAAACAAATGTTCATCACAGTGAATATTGCTGAAGGTGAACGTTATAAAATCAATGAAGTAAGACTGGCGGGCAATCTGATTGTGCCGGAAGAAGAGTTATTCGATTTGGTGACCATCCGCAAAAACTCAGTGTTTTCCAGAAAAGCGATTACCTCAAGTTCTGAAAGACTGACCGATCGGCTGGGTAATGATGGTTATGCCTTTGCCAACGTCAACGCAGTTCCGGAGATTGATCGTGAAACACGCGAAGTTAATCTGACTTTCTTTGTTGATCCCGGCCGCAGGGCTTATGTTCGTCGCATCAATATTTCAGGTAACAGTAAAACCCGTGATGAAGTTTTGCGTCAGGAAATGCGCCAACAGGAATCTGCGTGGATTTCTACTGGTGATGTTGAACGGTCTAGAGAACGAATCTCACGTTTGGGATATTTTGAAGATGTTAACGTGGAAACCCTGCCTGTTGCAGGCACATCTGATCAGGTCGATCTGGATTTCAATGTAACGGAAATGGCATCAGGCAGTTTGTCAGCGGGTATTGGTTATTCGCAGTCTGACGGTATTATCTTTAATGCCAATGTGACCCAAAAGAATTTTATGGGAAGTGGCAAACATATTCGTTTCGGTTTTAACAACAGTCGGGTTAATACTGTTTACAGCTTTGGTTATACCAATCCATTTGCGACAGTAGATGGTATCAGTCAGGGCTTTAACCTGTTCTACCGTGAAACAGACGCTTTTGAAGCAAATATTGCCAACTACACCACGGACGTATTCGGTGGCGATATTAATTTTGGTATACCAATTTCGGAAAACAACCGGGTTAATTTGTCATTCGGGTATGAGAATACCCAGCTGGATGTGCCTAGCAATAATGATATTACCCGCTATGATGATTTTATCGAAACTGAAGGTGATTCGTTCCATGCATTTCCTGTTACGCTGGGCTGGTCCAGTGACACTCGTGATAATGCAATTCTGCCAACACGAGGATTATCTCAAAGCCTTTCTGCTGAGGTTGCCACGCCTATCGGTGATTTGCAGTATTACAAACTGCGTTACCGAAATAACTGGTATACACCATTAAATGATACGTTCACTTTTGCTTTAAGAACCGACCTTGGCTACGGTAAGGCTTATGGCGAGAGTAATGAATTTCCTTTTTTCCAGAATTTTTATGCCGGTGGTATTCGTAGCGTAAGAGGTTTTAGAGCGAATACACTGGGTGTCAGGGAAGCTGATCAGCCTTTGGGTGGTAACCTGATGGTTACCGGTGGTGCAGAAGTTATATTCCCACTACCCTTTATGAAAAAAACGTTACGCTCTTTCCGCTTGAGCACCTTCGTGGATGTGGGTAACGTATACGATGTCGATCAAAGTTTTGAAGCAGATTTACTACGGTATTCAACCGGTTTATCAGCAATCTGGATTTCACCATTTGGCGCAATGTCGTTTAGTATTGCTGCTCCTTTGCGTGATCAACCGGATGATGAAACGGAAGTGTTCCAGTTTTCATTAGGATCGACATTTTAATTTAACTATCGGAGTTAAGAGTGAAAAACATCAAGATTGTTGGCCTTATATTGGCTTGTTTAATGGTCAGTCCAGCATTTGCTGAAGAAATGAAAATCGGTGTGGTTAATGCCAGTGTGGTTTTAGATCAGTCACCGCAAAAAGAACGTGCTTTAGCTCGGTTGGAAAAAGAATTTTCAACTCGTAGTAAATCACTTGAGAGCAAACATAAAGAATTACGTGCCGCTCAGGATAAATTAAACCGTGATGCTGCTATCTTAAGTACCGAAGAGCGCCAGGTTCAGGAACGCAAGATCATTAATGATCAACGCGAACTGAAGCGTTTGCAGGACGAATACAGTGAAGATTTGTCCATTCGCCGTAATGAAGAATTACGCAAATTAGAAGAAGAGATTGCTGAAACGATCGTCGAACTTGCCAAAAAAGAATCTTATGATTTGGTGCTTTATCAAGGTGTAATCTTTGCCAGTGAGAAGGCAGATTTAACCTCTAAAGTGCTGGAAAAACTTAAAGCGAAATAAGAATCTGGATGTGGTGTGGACTTTAGCAAAAATTGCATCTGAGATTGGTGCAAAACTGGTTGGTAATGCAGAAAAAGTTATAACGGGTGTCGGTACCCTGCAAAATGCAACGGATACTGACATCAGTTTTTTAGCAAATACCAAATACCGTCAGTACCTTAACTCTACTTCAGCAGGCTGTGTGATCGTGTCGCCAGCTGATTTAGCTGAAGTTCAGACAAATGCGTTGGTTATCGACGATCCTTATGTCGCTTATGCAAAAGCTGCTGCATTGTTATATCCTGAACAACAATCTTCCTTGGGTATTCATCCGAGTGTAGTCGTTGGTGAAAACTGTCAAATAGCTGATTCAGCACGGATTTCTGCACAGGTTTTTATTGGTAACAATGTTCATATCGGTGACAATGTTGATATTGGTGCTGGCAGTATTATCGAAAATGATGTTTACATTGCTGCTGATAGCAGATTGATGTCTAACGTCACTTTATGCCGAAAAGTACAAATCGGTGAACGGGTTCAAATTCATCCTGGTGCTGTTATTGGGGCAGATGGATTTGGAATCGCAAATGAAAATGGTCGCTGGCTGAAGATTCCACAGGTGGGTTCGGTAATCATCGGTAATGATGTGGAAATTGGAGCAAATACGACTATTGATCGTGGAGCGATTGACGATACCATCATCAGTGACGGCGTAAAGCTGGATAATCAAATTCAAATTGGTCACAACGTGTTTATTGGCAAGCATACTGTCATTGCTGGTTGTGTCGGTATTTCAGGTAGTACGCGAATTGGTTCCCATTGTGCTATTGGTGG
Proteins encoded:
- the bamA gene encoding outer membrane protein assembly factor BamA, giving the protein MKQIITALTLILLSSAAWAEEFIIKDIRVEGLQRISAGTVFNYLPVKVGDELTENDVRGIIRSLFKSKYFNDVQVEREEGVLVITVSERPAISSIEFIGNKDLDSDELLKSLRQIGFAEGQVFEQAMLERVELELQRQYFSRGKYGVNITSEVTPLSRNRVAVRINMAEGVVATIGEINIVGNNSYDDDELLDELESTTGGWLSALTKDNQYSRQKLSADLESLRSFYLDRGYVDFTVESTQVTISDDKKQMFITVNIAEGERYKINEVRLAGNLIVPEEELFDLVTIRKNSVFSRKAITSSSERLTDRLGNDGYAFANVNAVPEIDRETREVNLTFFVDPGRRAYVRRINISGNSKTRDEVLRQEMRQQESAWISTGDVERSRERISRLGYFEDVNVETLPVAGTSDQVDLDFNVTEMASGSLSAGIGYSQSDGIIFNANVTQKNFMGSGKHIRFGFNNSRVNTVYSFGYTNPFATVDGISQGFNLFYRETDAFEANIANYTTDVFGGDINFGIPISENNRVNLSFGYENTQLDVPSNNDITRYDDFIETEGDSFHAFPVTLGWSSDTRDNAILPTRGLSQSLSAEVATPIGDLQYYKLRYRNNWYTPLNDTFTFALRTDLGYGKAYGESNEFPFFQNFYAGGIRSVRGFRANTLGVREADQPLGGNLMVTGGAEVIFPLPFMKKTLRSFRLSTFVDVGNVYDVDQSFEADLLRYSTGLSAIWISPFGAMSFSIAAPLRDQPDDETEVFQFSLGSTF
- a CDS encoding isoprenyl transferase, which translates into the protein MTSSNRSIPRHIAIIMDGNGRWAKQRFQPRFMGHRAGVRAVEGIVKHCVASGVDVLSLFAFSSENWRRPGKEVDLLMELFSHALDNQVKRLHKNNIRLNIIGDLSRFSDALQQKIRNATALTAENNGLILNIAANYGGRWDISQSVRKIAVKIKSGELQPEQVDECVIASHLVTADLPEPDLFIRTGGEQRISNFLMWQLAYTELYFTDKLWPEFNAQDLDLAIDSFSRRERRFGRTSEQLTGQ
- a CDS encoding OmpH family outer membrane protein, which translates into the protein MKNIKIVGLILACLMVSPAFAEEMKIGVVNASVVLDQSPQKERALARLEKEFSTRSKSLESKHKELRAAQDKLNRDAAILSTEERQVQERKIINDQRELKRLQDEYSEDLSIRRNEELRKLEEEIAETIVELAKKESYDLVLYQGVIFASEKADLTSKVLEKLKAK
- a CDS encoding phosphatidate cytidylyltransferase, whose amino-acid sequence is MLKQRLLTAALLIPLVVMAILLLPTVGMIGLLTVVALIAMWEWLSMAQIQPVSKVLASLTFIATLLALLAMAGINYMLLSGLVFWLLISFIIVLFAHQSLPNYLAHIVHTKLITYLLSMLVTLLFVYSAVWLHGIAGNGPWLVLYVLISVWLADTGGYFAGKRWGKHALAKAISPNKTVEGLIGGMVLVALWSTVAYFLGISQFLSLFLWVLISVLTGLVSVSGDLFESLFKRSYQIKDSGNLLPGHGGMLDRVDSLLAAVPFFAALIWLTGQF
- the pyrH gene encoding UMP kinase, with the translated sequence MTESGSQPVYKRVLLKLSGEALMGNAEYGIQPEVISRFAQEITELNAQGVQLGIVIGGGNIFRGAGLAASGMDRVSADHMGMLATVLNALALQDALERNGTFCRVMSAIRIHEVCEDYLRRRAIRHLEKGRVVIFAAGTGNPFFTTDSAASLRAVEIGAELMLKATQVDGVYDADPRKNPDAVRYDTLSYDEVINNRLGVMDTTAVVMCQEQKMPLRVFDVHKYGNLTDILYGKNVGTLVK
- the rseP gene encoding RIP metalloprotease RseP → MQSLIFFIIALSLLVVIHEFGHYWVARKCGVKVLRFSVGFGQKLWSKQLKNGTEFVIAALPLGGYVKMLDEREAPVAEAELDQAFNRQPLRNRVAIVSAGPIANLLFAVFAYWVIMVIGVPGLKPIIDDVTADSPAAMAQLMPGEEIIAVNGKATPTVNSLFQQWLKFAQSGETVTLTTRSTDIETTKQLTLPKLGLDDAGSLFSKIGIKTVQPDMPPILGEIVADSPAERAGLQTGDELISANGKQLSSWQAWVALIQSSADEEMSIEILRDGQVQQLDITPAADENNVGRIGAAVNTEGYEIPAELRSELRYGPLAAIPQAFSQTWQFSVTTLSGLWGMLVGTVSSDNLGGPIAIAQFAGDSAQQGFIAFISFLAMISISLGILNLLPVPVLDGGHLLMYFFEWVRGKPLPESVQIQGQKIGLFLILLLMVFAFTNDIARLIG
- the ispC gene encoding 1-deoxy-D-xylulose-5-phosphate reductoisomerase, yielding MQHVTILGSTGSIGISTLDVLQRHPEKYRVFALAANKSVEGLFEQCLQFHPAMAVMLCPQSAEKLKTKLDAAGLMIEVQSGMQALERISSTEQTDIVVAAIVGAAGLLPTLAAAKAGKRILLANKEALVMSGALLMREVQANNAVLLPVDSEHNAIWQCMPVGETQQYQFENKGIRRIILTASGGPFRDWDIADLEAVTPEQAIAHPNWSMGQKISVDSATMMNKGLEVIEAHWLFGMPSDKIEVVLHRQSIIHSMVDYLDGSVLAQMGNPDMRTPIANTLAWPERIDSGVEPLDLVKAGRLDFAAADFGRFPCLALAYQALNIGGTSTAILNAANEVAVEAFLQKQIKFTDIARIIANVLESVPATPADSLEQILSADKLAREAAQKQTKVLCNH
- the lpxD gene encoding UDP-3-O-(3-hydroxymyristoyl)glucosamine N-acyltransferase codes for the protein MVWTLAKIASEIGAKLVGNAEKVITGVGTLQNATDTDISFLANTKYRQYLNSTSAGCVIVSPADLAEVQTNALVIDDPYVAYAKAAALLYPEQQSSLGIHPSVVVGENCQIADSARISAQVFIGNNVHIGDNVDIGAGSIIENDVYIAADSRLMSNVTLCRKVQIGERVQIHPGAVIGADGFGIANENGRWLKIPQVGSVIIGNDVEIGANTTIDRGAIDDTIISDGVKLDNQIQIGHNVFIGKHTVIAGCVGISGSTRIGSHCAIGGGTGIAGHIEIADGVQLTGMSMVTKSIMSSGTYSSGIPVEPTRDWHRNVIRYRQLDKLNDRIKQLESKLEQ
- the frr gene encoding ribosome recycling factor — protein: MINDIQKDAADRMQKSVAALSTALAKIRAGRAHTSLLDHVSVPYYGSDVPLSQVASVGIEDSRTITVAPWEKNMVAVIEKAIMTSDLGVNPNSAGMTIRIPIPPLTEERRKDLVKVAKSEAENARIAVRNIRRDANGSLKDLLKEKAISEDEQRGAEEAIQKLTDSTIKQIDDVLAEKESDLMAV